Proteins co-encoded in one Spirosoma endbachense genomic window:
- a CDS encoding LytR/AlgR family response regulator transcription factor: MEATIFSSVQPLAIVPQFPASYQRGSQRIALPYLNRTIFISVDDVLCLQGEGNYTFLFTRDRKKYLVSKTLKEFEKTLDGSMFLRIHKSYIVNLAYVQRSVFNKERQVQLADGREVAISRRRMKDISLQLTQFWQRLLN, translated from the coding sequence ATGGAAGCCACTATTTTCTCATCTGTTCAGCCACTCGCTATAGTTCCCCAGTTTCCAGCCTCTTATCAGCGGGGCTCACAGCGAATCGCTTTGCCTTATCTGAACCGCACCATTTTTATCTCCGTAGATGATGTTTTGTGTCTGCAGGGAGAAGGAAATTACACATTCCTGTTTACCCGGGATCGCAAAAAATACCTGGTCTCCAAAACACTGAAGGAGTTTGAAAAAACGCTGGATGGGTCGATGTTTCTTCGTATTCATAAATCATACATTGTAAACCTTGCCTACGTACAGCGCAGCGTTTTTAACAAAGAACGCCAGGTTCAACTGGCTGATGGCCGTGAGGTGGCAATCTCACGTCGTCGGATGAAAGACATTTCTTTGCAACTGACACAATTCTGGCAAAGACTGCTTAACTAA
- a CDS encoding DinB family protein, with protein sequence MKQSLLTRLASQPDALDHLLLGLTEEQIRQRPPSGKWSIFENLAHLGRYQEIFTDRIQQINEQEVPSFSRYVADEDPGFSGWTQLSFVELIERMRGERATLNAFLSILREENLTRIGLHPAYGPMTLEGWTEFFLLHEAHHFFAILQVGGAIRTSAQPMGF encoded by the coding sequence ATGAAACAATCACTTCTTACCCGATTAGCCAGCCAACCCGATGCACTGGATCATTTGTTACTGGGCCTGACTGAAGAGCAAATCCGGCAACGGCCCCCGTCTGGCAAATGGTCAATTTTTGAGAATCTGGCTCATCTGGGTCGTTATCAGGAAATCTTTACGGATCGGATTCAGCAAATTAACGAACAGGAAGTTCCATCATTTAGTCGGTATGTAGCCGACGAGGATCCCGGTTTTTCAGGTTGGACTCAGCTTTCGTTTGTAGAACTGATCGAGCGGATGCGGGGTGAGCGAGCCACATTAAATGCCTTTCTGAGCATTCTGCGGGAAGAAAATCTCACTCGTATTGGTTTGCATCCAGCCTATGGACCAATGACGCTGGAAGGATGGACCGAGTTTTTTCTGCTCCACGAAGCGCACCATTTCTTTGCCATTCTGCAAGTAGGTGGCGCCATTCGGACGAGTGCTCAACCCATGGGCTTTTAA
- a CDS encoding exodeoxyribonuclease VII large subunit produces MNPIRLSDLAFTLEAVIDDAFGQKPVWVIAETSDIKNYPDRGYCFLTLVERDTSGTSAGRETLAKLDACIWRRNYHTINDFENATGVAFARNIQLLLLVSVGFSPVYGLRLEILKIDPSYTLGNLERERQAVLDALVLNHPDLVWLEAGQYITANQLLPRPAVMQRIALIAAPGSDGWRDFRHELAQNPFGYDFVVDEYLTQVQGKGAEKAICDQLERIRTSNIAYDSVVIVRGGGSQLDFGSFDTYLMGQTVAGFSIPILAGIGHERNVSITDLLCHESVKTPTKAAAFLIEHNRQFEESCLLLRDRLVLVAREALQTAREQLDAETERLRFVMHNFFRDCHTDLTEKAVTIRHLDPSNVLRRGYALVLRNGHILTKSTGIQSGETLQIQMNDGSINVISKQSSVLSEH; encoded by the coding sequence ATGAACCCCATTCGTCTTTCTGACCTAGCCTTTACACTCGAAGCCGTTATAGACGACGCTTTCGGGCAGAAACCGGTATGGGTCATAGCCGAGACGAGTGATATCAAAAATTACCCTGACCGGGGCTATTGCTTTCTGACGCTGGTTGAACGCGATACGTCTGGCACGTCGGCGGGTCGGGAAACACTCGCTAAACTTGATGCCTGCATCTGGCGACGGAACTACCACACAATCAACGATTTCGAGAATGCTACGGGCGTAGCTTTTGCCCGTAATATTCAATTATTGCTCCTTGTATCGGTGGGTTTCAGTCCGGTTTATGGCTTACGGCTTGAAATTCTTAAAATTGACCCCTCCTATACGCTCGGGAATCTGGAGCGAGAGCGTCAGGCTGTTCTGGATGCGCTTGTCCTGAATCACCCGGATCTGGTCTGGCTCGAAGCGGGTCAGTATATTACGGCCAACCAGTTATTGCCCCGTCCGGCTGTAATGCAACGAATTGCCCTTATTGCGGCTCCCGGCTCCGACGGCTGGCGTGATTTCCGGCATGAGCTCGCGCAAAATCCGTTCGGCTATGATTTCGTGGTCGATGAATACCTGACGCAGGTACAGGGAAAAGGAGCCGAAAAAGCGATTTGCGACCAACTGGAACGTATTCGAACGAGCAACATAGCCTATGATTCCGTTGTGATCGTACGCGGTGGTGGCTCACAACTGGATTTCGGTTCATTTGATACGTACCTGATGGGGCAAACGGTGGCCGGTTTTAGCATTCCAATTCTGGCGGGTATCGGCCACGAACGCAATGTGAGTATTACTGATTTGCTCTGCCACGAAAGCGTGAAAACGCCAACCAAAGCAGCTGCGTTTCTGATTGAACACAATCGGCAGTTTGAAGAAAGCTGCCTGCTCCTTCGGGATCGTTTGGTGCTGGTTGCCCGTGAGGCTCTGCAAACTGCCCGCGAACAATTAGACGCTGAAACGGAGCGGTTACGATTTGTTATGCATAACTTTTTTCGTGACTGCCACACCGATCTGACAGAAAAAGCAGTTACCATTCGCCATCTCGATCCGTCTAATGTACTTCGGCGCGGTTATGCTCTCGTTCTGCGCAACGGCCATATTTTAACCAAAAGTACGGGCATCCAATCTGGCGAAACCCTCCAGATACAGATGAATGACGGTAGCATTAACGTAATAAGCAAGCAGTCTTCAGTCCTCAGTGAGCACTAG
- the pheS gene encoding phenylalanine--tRNA ligase subunit alpha, giving the protein MLENVKAIYEEINQYSVASKEQLELFRMRFISRKGVITELFEGLKNIPATDRRAVGQELNGLKNFAQERFESFSQLVEEQQASANSAPPVDLTLPTVPNLTGTQHPLSLVKQRIIQIFERIGFNVADGPEIESDWYNFGALNFPDNHPARDMQDTFFVEKKDNNPSGDMLLRTHTSNVQIRLMEHQKPPIRSIMPGRVYRNETISARAHCMFHQVEGIYIDRNVGFKDLKDTLYHFVKEMFEPGTQIRFRPSYFPFTEPSAEIDISCQICGGSGCNICKHSGWVEIAGSGMVDPQVIANCGIDPEEYTGFAFGMGIERITQLKYVVNDLRLYTENDVRFLRQFEGL; this is encoded by the coding sequence ATGCTGGAGAACGTTAAAGCCATATACGAAGAGATTAATCAATATAGCGTCGCATCGAAAGAGCAACTAGAACTGTTTCGAATGCGGTTTATCAGTCGGAAAGGCGTAATAACTGAATTGTTTGAAGGGCTGAAAAATATTCCGGCAACTGACCGACGCGCCGTCGGGCAAGAGTTGAATGGCCTCAAGAACTTTGCACAGGAGCGATTTGAATCGTTCAGTCAATTGGTAGAAGAACAGCAGGCATCGGCCAATAGCGCCCCTCCCGTTGATCTAACGCTACCAACCGTTCCGAACCTGACCGGCACACAACACCCATTAAGTTTAGTCAAACAGCGGATTATCCAGATCTTTGAGCGGATCGGATTCAACGTGGCCGACGGTCCCGAAATCGAATCAGACTGGTATAACTTCGGTGCCCTGAACTTCCCCGACAATCACCCTGCGCGTGATATGCAGGACACGTTTTTTGTCGAGAAAAAAGACAATAACCCATCGGGCGATATGCTGCTGCGGACTCATACGTCTAACGTGCAGATAAGGCTGATGGAGCACCAGAAACCACCAATCCGATCGATCATGCCGGGTCGCGTTTACCGCAACGAAACAATTTCGGCTCGGGCGCACTGCATGTTCCATCAGGTAGAAGGTATTTATATCGACCGTAATGTAGGTTTCAAAGACTTAAAAGATACGCTTTATCATTTCGTGAAAGAGATGTTCGAGCCCGGCACTCAGATCCGGTTCCGGCCATCTTATTTTCCTTTTACGGAGCCAAGTGCCGAAATTGACATCTCCTGCCAGATTTGTGGTGGTTCGGGTTGTAACATCTGTAAGCACTCTGGTTGGGTCGAAATTGCGGGCTCTGGTATGGTAGACCCTCAGGTAATTGCGAACTGTGGCATCGACCCGGAGGAATATACTGGTTTTGCTTTCGGTATGGGTATCGAACGGATTACGCAATTGAAGTATGTAGTCAATGACCTACGCCTGTACACCGAAAACGACGTTCGATTCCTAAGACAATTTGAAGGACTCTAA
- a CDS encoding alpha/beta fold hydrolase, producing MSYIKAGTDASGNDIKLFYQDLGGSNVRSTVVLIHGWPLSHEMWDYQLAELPAHGLRVIAYDRRGFGKSTQTWDGYDYDTLADDLKAVLDTLDLQNVTLVGFSMGGGEVARYMSRHGGARVSKVAFISSVTPYLLKTDDNPDGVDQRVFDEITENIQKDRADFLQTFGKQFYGVNLISKPVSQAHLDGDFARAYVASHKATLDCANSFATTDFRNDLTQIHVPTLIIHGDADKTVPIESSGELTANALPNAHYIIYDEAPHGLFVTEKDRLNDDLLAFIQEGVTVRESVGTTTLY from the coding sequence ATGAGCTACATTAAAGCAGGAACGGATGCGTCCGGTAATGACATTAAACTTTTCTATCAGGATCTGGGTGGTAGCAATGTTCGTTCAACCGTTGTATTGATTCATGGATGGCCGCTAAGCCACGAAATGTGGGATTATCAATTGGCCGAATTGCCTGCTCACGGTCTTCGTGTTATTGCCTACGATCGACGAGGTTTTGGCAAATCCACGCAAACCTGGGACGGCTATGATTATGATACCCTTGCCGATGACCTGAAGGCAGTGCTTGATACCCTCGATCTGCAAAACGTTACGCTGGTTGGTTTTTCAATGGGGGGAGGTGAGGTGGCCCGGTATATGAGCCGTCATGGGGGAGCTCGTGTGTCAAAAGTAGCGTTTATCAGCTCTGTAACGCCTTATCTACTCAAAACAGACGATAATCCGGATGGGGTAGATCAACGTGTATTTGACGAAATCACGGAAAATATTCAGAAAGATCGTGCCGATTTCCTACAAACGTTTGGGAAGCAGTTTTACGGTGTAAATCTGATCAGTAAACCAGTCAGCCAGGCTCATCTGGATGGTGATTTTGCGCGGGCTTATGTTGCTTCGCACAAAGCTACGCTCGATTGTGCCAATTCATTTGCGACAACGGATTTTCGGAATGACCTGACTCAGATTCACGTGCCAACCCTGATCATTCATGGCGATGCAGACAAAACAGTACCGATCGAATCGTCGGGAGAATTAACCGCGAATGCTTTGCCAAACGCTCATTATATCATTTATGACGAGGCTCCTCACGGACTATTCGTAACGGAAAAAGATCGTCTGAATGATGATTTGCTGGCATTTATTCAGGAAGGCGTCACAGTCCGCGAATCAGTAGGGACAACGACACTCTATTAA
- the xseB gene encoding exodeoxyribonuclease VII small subunit, with translation MTYQEAYDQLATLVDEIENDQVPLDELPGKIRLATELITFCQNRLRDVETEYQEVIERLPKR, from the coding sequence ATGACCTATCAGGAAGCTTATGACCAACTTGCCACGTTGGTTGATGAAATTGAAAATGACCAGGTTCCACTCGATGAGCTACCCGGAAAAATTCGGTTAGCGACCGAACTGATCACATTTTGTCAAAATCGGCTTCGGGATGTCGAAACAGAGTACCAGGAAGTGATTGAACGGTTGCCTAAGCGATAA
- a CDS encoding GNAT family N-acetyltransferase — protein sequence MYFLRIIGQHPYLTQIRPWYEQSFPVEERRSFDQLLQILNCPDMHVVALVDDEHPVGFIIYWQWESLVYIEHFAIDPDRRGQQLGQKALQLLLKQDASYVVLEVELPTDDMSRRRIQFYERQGFSVNAFDYRQPPYRLGGTEIPMKLMSQPAIPDQETCSHLSQQLRDKVYERFY from the coding sequence ATGTACTTTTTGAGAATTATTGGCCAACACCCCTACCTTACTCAAATCCGACCCTGGTATGAGCAGTCTTTCCCGGTGGAGGAAAGGCGTAGTTTTGACCAACTGCTTCAGATTCTCAATTGCCCCGATATGCACGTCGTTGCGCTGGTCGACGATGAGCATCCCGTTGGATTTATTATCTATTGGCAGTGGGAAAGTCTGGTCTATATCGAACATTTTGCCATTGATCCTGACAGGCGTGGGCAGCAACTCGGCCAAAAAGCGTTACAACTTCTCCTGAAACAGGATGCTTCCTATGTTGTCCTTGAAGTAGAATTGCCCACCGATGACATGAGCAGGCGGAGAATCCAGTTTTACGAACGACAGGGATTTTCTGTGAATGCCTTCGATTACAGACAACCGCCTTATCGATTGGGCGGAACTGAAATTCCGATGAAACTAATGTCGCAGCCTGCTATTCCTGATCAGGAAACATGTAGCCACCTGAGTCAACAGCTCAGAGACAAGGTTTACGAACGCTTCTATTAA
- a CDS encoding OmpA family protein, with translation MNLFATLNEVLNSDVLTRIASYVDEPTEKTNKAVNGLVYTIVGGLMKRTTTEIGVNQLFNHIQKGRYDGTLTDNLATVLRDPSQTNALITQGDEVISHLLPAMKSSIGSMISGYAGIRNSSAISLLGLTSTIVLHVLGKQVKDRKLDADGLAASLFTEREAFVNAVPEEFMPRLVEKVGLQQVVSGLATPARRNVTEGPGRSVSNGSGSTARSTATVNRPSVSYDPVDESDTDNGALTKWGMGALLAVALGIGGYYVFQNTKNHSATSEEASDVTTITSDTIQADTVTRSLAVPIDTTAKPKPKVTPPTAATAVSPAQPGALAGNLTQLMTPYLGNAALPKGKIFPLAGVSFYPGSLSLTAGSQATIGELATLLKTYPQLQIQLVGYANDAQLGTGTTNKSLSFKRVNQIKQQLMSSGIDFVRIDAIGRGTGVPKNDTSGIVRPALRKIDVKVVVK, from the coding sequence ATGAATTTGTTTGCCACGTTAAATGAAGTACTGAATTCGGACGTTCTGACACGGATTGCCTCCTATGTTGACGAGCCGACCGAAAAAACGAACAAGGCTGTCAATGGCCTTGTGTATACAATTGTTGGTGGTCTGATGAAACGGACTACAACCGAAATTGGTGTCAATCAGCTCTTTAACCATATTCAGAAAGGCCGTTACGACGGTACTCTAACCGATAATCTGGCCACCGTTTTACGTGATCCCAGCCAAACCAACGCACTAATCACGCAGGGTGATGAAGTGATCAGTCATTTGCTACCGGCCATGAAAAGCTCGATTGGTAGTATGATTTCTGGTTACGCAGGCATTCGTAACTCATCGGCAATTTCGCTGTTAGGCCTTACGAGCACCATTGTTTTGCATGTATTGGGCAAACAGGTAAAAGACAGAAAACTAGATGCCGATGGCCTGGCTGCTTCGCTGTTCACAGAACGGGAAGCATTCGTCAATGCAGTGCCAGAAGAGTTTATGCCCCGGCTCGTCGAAAAGGTTGGTCTTCAGCAGGTTGTAAGCGGTCTGGCAACTCCGGCCCGACGCAACGTGACAGAGGGCCCCGGCCGTTCTGTTTCGAATGGGTCCGGCTCAACAGCACGATCAACAGCTACGGTTAATCGACCCTCCGTAAGCTATGACCCTGTCGATGAATCAGATACTGATAACGGCGCATTGACTAAATGGGGAATGGGTGCCCTGCTGGCTGTGGCTCTTGGTATTGGTGGTTATTATGTATTCCAGAACACCAAAAACCATTCGGCAACGTCAGAAGAAGCAAGCGACGTGACAACAATCACGAGCGATACGATCCAGGCAGATACGGTAACCCGGTCATTAGCCGTACCGATCGATACGACGGCGAAACCGAAACCCAAAGTAACACCCCCTACTGCAGCCACAGCCGTATCGCCCGCGCAACCGGGTGCACTGGCAGGAAATCTGACTCAGCTGATGACGCCCTACCTCGGTAATGCAGCGTTGCCAAAGGGTAAAATTTTCCCGCTGGCAGGCGTATCTTTTTATCCAGGTTCCCTATCATTGACGGCTGGCTCACAGGCAACTATAGGCGAGCTGGCAACCTTGCTGAAAACATATCCACAGTTACAAATTCAGCTCGTCGGTTATGCAAATGATGCACAGTTGGGCACTGGCACTACCAACAAAAGCTTATCCTTCAAGCGTGTCAATCAAATCAAACAGCAACTGATGTCATCAGGCATCGATTTCGTCCGGATCGACGCCATTGGACGCGGTACTGGCGTACCTAAGAATGACACGTCCGGTATAGTCCGCCCTGCCCTCCGCAAAATTGATGTGAAAGTCGTTGTGAAGTAA
- a CDS encoding LytR/AlgR family response regulator transcription factor, protein MKTFANDSIFDPMSMPFHKSVEKIADSTCLQKLLIPFYDRKRTVSVDEIVRLEGCGNYTNFFLKDGTKMLVSRTLKEYETLLDGQAFVRVHKSCIVNLGFVRKFFVKKEGELELTDGQQVKISRRRAQMFMDRIRDFQPVGLN, encoded by the coding sequence ATGAAAACATTCGCCAATGACTCAATTTTTGATCCCATGTCTATGCCGTTCCACAAAAGTGTGGAAAAAATTGCCGACTCCACTTGTTTGCAGAAATTACTCATCCCATTTTACGACCGTAAACGCACTGTTTCAGTAGACGAAATCGTACGCCTGGAGGGCTGTGGAAATTACACTAATTTTTTCCTGAAAGATGGTACCAAAATGTTAGTGTCACGCACGCTGAAAGAGTACGAAACCCTGCTCGACGGTCAGGCATTTGTTCGGGTTCATAAATCGTGCATTGTCAATCTTGGTTTCGTACGCAAATTCTTTGTGAAAAAGGAGGGAGAGCTGGAATTGACGGATGGCCAGCAGGTGAAAATTTCACGTCGCCGGGCGCAGATGTTTATGGATCGTATTCGTGATTTTCAACCTGTAGGATTGAACTGA
- the radA gene encoding DNA repair protein RadA, with protein MAKLRTTYFCQNCGHQSAKWLGRCPSCGEWNTYVEEVVQKDEPDKGGWRSPSSGPGGVKVASKPKALHAINYEEQPRIDTIDAELNRVLGGGIVPGSLVLIGGEPGIGKSTLLLQIALSLADMRVLYVSGEESEQQIKMRAERLDVPVSDCHVMTETSTQNIFRVVEHFEPEILIIDSIQTMQSSLVESGAGSVSQVRECTAEFMKYAKESGVPVFMIGHITKEGSLAGPKVLEHMVDTVLTFEGDRHTTYRILRTTKNRFGSTDELGIYEMLGTGLRQVTNPSEILISQRDEALSGVTIGSMMEGNRPLMIETQALVSVATYGTPQRSSTGFDAKRLNMLLAVLEKRGGFRLGQQDVFLNIAGGLRVEDPAIDLAVCAAVVSSYEDIAIPPSVAFAAEIGLGGEVRAVSRIESRIAEAEKLGFKQIFISKYNMKGLDTKGYKISIKPVSRLDEVFQGVLM; from the coding sequence ATGGCCAAACTTAGAACCACCTATTTCTGTCAGAATTGTGGCCACCAGTCGGCCAAATGGCTGGGACGATGCCCATCGTGTGGGGAGTGGAATACCTATGTAGAAGAGGTTGTTCAGAAAGACGAACCCGACAAAGGTGGTTGGCGTAGCCCGTCTTCTGGCCCAGGAGGAGTAAAGGTTGCATCCAAGCCAAAGGCCCTTCACGCCATCAATTACGAAGAACAGCCCCGAATTGATACCATTGATGCTGAACTGAATCGGGTGTTAGGCGGAGGAATCGTACCGGGATCACTCGTGCTTATTGGCGGAGAACCGGGTATCGGAAAGTCTACCCTATTGTTGCAAATCGCGCTTAGCCTGGCCGACATGCGTGTTTTATACGTATCCGGTGAAGAGAGCGAACAACAGATAAAAATGCGGGCAGAACGGCTGGACGTTCCAGTGAGTGACTGTCATGTGATGACCGAAACCTCTACGCAGAATATTTTTCGGGTAGTCGAACATTTTGAGCCGGAAATTCTGATTATCGACTCCATTCAAACCATGCAATCGTCGCTGGTAGAATCGGGTGCAGGCAGCGTTTCGCAAGTTCGGGAGTGCACTGCCGAGTTTATGAAATACGCCAAAGAAAGCGGGGTTCCGGTGTTTATGATTGGGCATATCACAAAAGAAGGTTCACTGGCAGGGCCTAAAGTGCTGGAACACATGGTCGATACGGTGTTGACGTTCGAAGGAGATCGTCACACAACGTATAGGATTCTCCGAACCACCAAAAACCGGTTTGGTAGTACCGACGAACTGGGTATTTACGAAATGCTGGGCACGGGTCTTCGGCAGGTAACGAACCCATCCGAAATTCTGATTTCGCAACGCGATGAAGCGTTGAGTGGCGTTACGATTGGCTCAATGATGGAAGGCAATCGGCCACTTATGATCGAAACACAGGCGCTGGTAAGTGTAGCTACGTATGGAACTCCGCAACGGAGCAGCACGGGTTTTGATGCGAAGCGGTTAAATATGCTACTGGCTGTTCTGGAAAAACGCGGAGGTTTTCGATTGGGGCAACAAGATGTCTTTCTCAACATTGCCGGGGGCTTGCGCGTCGAAGATCCAGCCATTGACCTGGCCGTGTGTGCGGCTGTAGTGTCGAGTTACGAAGATATTGCCATACCTCCATCGGTTGCTTTTGCTGCCGAAATTGGCCTTGGTGGTGAGGTTCGGGCAGTGAGCCGAATAGAATCCCGCATTGCCGAGGCCGAAAAGCTGGGTTTTAAACAGATCTTTATCTCTAAATATAACATGAAAGGGCTCGATACGAAAGGCTATAAAATCAGTATTAAGCCGGTGTCGCGTCTGGATGAAGTATTTCAGGGCGTGCTGATGTGA
- a CDS encoding porin family protein: MKKNLIFAAFMLLPALTFAQGGFQIGIKGGVNLSRLSFGNFVTTGTNANGSPTASVDGQTFRDNLSASLDSKTGTSFGIYTRFGKNLFLQPELLYSTKAGSFNIVRNGVTENVTVKTTSFDVPILLGIKGGPIRVMAGPIISFRVSDNQKLGDAVRQYTSGTLNDAWSQAYYGYQVGGGLDIGSFGLDVRYEGNLSDIAQIENSAGKFSQRLNSWQLTLAYRLF, translated from the coding sequence ATGAAAAAGAACCTGATTTTTGCGGCATTTATGCTGCTTCCGGCTCTAACATTTGCCCAGGGCGGCTTCCAGATCGGGATTAAAGGGGGAGTTAATCTGTCCCGGCTCAGTTTTGGCAATTTTGTCACAACCGGCACTAACGCCAACGGTTCGCCAACGGCAAGCGTTGATGGACAGACATTCCGCGATAATCTGAGTGCCAGCCTCGATAGCAAAACGGGCACCTCGTTCGGGATTTACACTCGTTTCGGTAAAAATTTATTTCTTCAGCCTGAACTGTTGTACTCAACGAAAGCAGGCTCGTTCAACATTGTGCGCAACGGCGTTACAGAAAACGTGACCGTTAAAACCACCAGTTTCGATGTACCTATTTTGCTGGGGATCAAAGGTGGCCCAATTCGGGTAATGGCAGGCCCGATTATTTCGTTCCGGGTTAGCGATAATCAGAAATTAGGTGATGCCGTACGTCAATACACAAGCGGAACCCTGAATGATGCCTGGTCTCAGGCTTATTATGGTTACCAGGTTGGGGGCGGTCTGGACATTGGCTCCTTTGGTCTGGATGTCCGGTACGAAGGTAATCTGTCCGATATTGCGCAGATTGAAAACAGTGCCGGGAAATTCAGTCAGCGTCTGAATTCATGGCAGCTTACGCTAGCCTACCGGTTGTTTTAA